A section of the Streptomyces sp. SCL15-4 genome encodes:
- a CDS encoding sugar phosphate isomerase/epimerase family protein codes for MNPALARFSINQMTVKQLSIPELVDACARLGITHVGLWREPVQAYGVEATAKLVRDAGLTVTTLCRGGFLTATDPVERAEALGDNHAAVEEAAALGTDTLVLVSGGLPLFSKDLHGARERIADALAVLAPYAADRGVRLAIEPLHPMYAADRCVVSTLAQALDLAERFPADQVGVTVDTYHIWWDDQAPAQIARAGAAGRIHTFQLADWTTPLPAGVLNGRGQIGDGAIDMREWKGYVEAAGYTGPIEVELFNEELWARDGREVLAETAERFLAHVI; via the coding sequence GTGAAACAACTGTCGATCCCCGAACTGGTCGACGCCTGCGCCCGGCTGGGCATCACCCACGTGGGCCTGTGGCGGGAGCCGGTCCAGGCGTACGGCGTGGAGGCGACCGCCAAGCTGGTCCGCGACGCGGGCCTGACGGTGACGACGCTGTGCCGGGGCGGCTTCCTCACGGCGACCGACCCGGTCGAGCGGGCCGAGGCGCTGGGCGACAACCACGCGGCCGTCGAGGAGGCCGCCGCGCTCGGCACGGACACCCTGGTCCTGGTCTCCGGCGGCCTCCCGCTGTTCAGCAAGGACCTGCACGGCGCCCGCGAACGCATCGCCGACGCGCTGGCCGTCCTCGCGCCCTACGCGGCCGACCGCGGCGTACGCCTCGCCATCGAGCCCCTGCATCCCATGTACGCCGCCGACCGCTGCGTGGTCTCCACGCTCGCGCAGGCCCTGGACCTGGCGGAACGCTTCCCGGCGGACCAGGTGGGCGTCACCGTCGACACGTACCACATCTGGTGGGACGACCAGGCTCCCGCCCAGATCGCCCGCGCGGGCGCGGCGGGCCGCATCCACACCTTCCAGCTCGCCGACTGGACCACGCCGTTGCCCGCGGGCGTCCTCAACGGCCGGGGCCAGATCGGCGACGGCGCGATCGACATGCGCGAGTGGAAGGGCTACGTGGAGGCGGCCGGTTACACCGGTCCCATCGAAGTGGAGCTGTTCAACGAGGAGTTGTGGGCGAGGGACGGACGGGAGGTGCTGGCGGAGACGGCCGAACGCTTCCTCGCGCACGTGATCTGA